CTCATTCCAGATCACGGCTACGCCAATCTGCTTGCGCGGCAAGGGTCCACGGCTCTCGGTCATAGGAATCTCCGACTGTAGGTTCAATAGGTAAGCCCGACAGTGCTCTCGCCAGGGGCAGAGCAAACAGGCCGGGTTATGTCGAGTGCAAAGCGTCGCACCCAAGTCCATCAGCGCCTGGTTAAAATCGCGCGGCTGATGGAGATCGAGAATAGCTTCTGAAGCCTGCCAAAGCTGATCCAGCGCCTGACTGGGCGGCAACTCTAAGGCCAGCAACCGGGCCAGTACCCGTTTGACATTACCATCTAAAATCGGCACGGGTTGGTTAAAGGCAGCACTGAGAATGCCGCCTGCAGTCGTGCGCCCGATGCCCGGCAAAGCCATTGCCTGGTCAAACTGCTGCGGGAACTGCCCCCCGTGGTGCTGCACAACGGCCTGAGCCGCCCGATGGAGGTTACGGGCGCGAGCATAATAGCCCAGCCCCTCCCAAGCTTTGAGCACCGTCTGCTGCTCTGCCGCCGCCAACACCTCGACAGTAGGAAACTGCTGCAGCCACCGTTCGTAGTAGGGGATGACCGTCTTTACCTGGGTCTGCTGCAGCATGATCTCTGAAATCCAGATGGCGTAGGGGTCGCGGCTACGCCGCCAGGGCAGGTCGCGCCCCTGGGCGGCATACCAAGCCAACAGCGCCTGCCGCAAGGCCTCTACGGCAAAACCCGACGAGTCGCTCAGAGGACTCGTCGGGTCAGTGGAAGCTGGGGAGCTAGGAAATACAGCAGAAGCGATGCTCGTTTTCGCTGCATCGCCCGCCTGCTTCACTTCAAGTTCGCCGCTCGATTTAGCAGACCTCACTCGGCCTCAAAGGAGGATTCGGTTTCGTTGGACATAATGGACTGTTCAAAGGCTAGGCGCTGCTCAGCCCCGCGCAGAAAATATCCGCTCATCATAGCAGAGGCCAACAGGCGTCCTAAGTGCTCCCGGCTGGTGGTAACGCTGATATCAAAATTTTGAGTAGGCAGCCCACCCAGCAGCCCAATAATGTTGTGCTCCATCACCTGCATCACTTCTGAAGAGACCGGTCGAGAGAGATGGGCAATGGTCTCAGGCCCCATCGCCTGCACATACTGCAGGAGTGCGTTGGCAGACTCGGTGTGGCCACCGCTATTACCGCTATTGAGGAATTCAGGAGTTTGTCCGGGTAGGTTCTTCACAGTCAATACCTCTCTTGGTGAGCAGCAAAGTGCTAGTTAGAATGTTGCGTCTTCTTAATATGCAATCAATGTAACAATTGCGATAGCTGGATCAGAGTCGGTAGAACCGAACTTGAGAAGGGTAAGTTTCACCCTTTTAGATACAGGTTTAGATACAAGTTGGGTTTCCAGCTTTCCGCAGCTGCTTTGGCCCTTGCCGCTTTAGCCCTTACTGCAAGGATAGTGGGCCGCAAACCCTCCTTGAAAGAAAGCCCAAGGCCAGCAGGCTACCAGGTGGGATCTACGTAGAGATTGATCGTTAGGGTTGAACACCCCGATGGCACTGCCGCGATGCAGGCACAGACTGGCTCTGTATCATCTTCAAGTTCGACCTCACAGGCATGGCAAGATCCCATGAGACAGCCGGTGGGAATAGAAACCCCGGCCCGAGCTGCGACCTGCAATAAGGGTTCCCCAACCTCTGCCTGAATGACAACATCGTTGGGTAAAAACCGGATGGAAACAGTCATGGGCGTGATCGAGCGTGATTGGGATCTGAGAAAATCAGTGGGCTTGGTCCTGTTTGAGCATGGCGACCAGGGTGTGGTGAGCATCTTGTGCGCCGGTCAAGGTGTGGTCAAAGGTAACTCGCACAGGCACAGGCAAGCCTTCTACTGTAGCAGTCAAATCCATGCCCTCAGCATCGATCGCGTTCATTACGGCCGAGGTCGCTTCCTGCTTGCCGCCATAGACTTGGGCGTACATCAAGATTGAGTCAGCATGGTCGTCGTTCATGTGCTTGCAAATGCGATCGCTCACCGCAGGCGTAATTGGCTCAGCCATGACTCTTCCCGTAAACTACTTCAAAAACATTATGTTTTATTAACGATGATACCGTCTTTGCCCCAGGAATCGGAGCAACCTTGGCCCTCAGGTCACATCTTTCAAAGCCCCGGTGCCCACCTGACTTATCGGGTAATTGGCCCCTGCTGCCGCCTCTTTGACCGAGAGGAGCTGCCATGGCCCTGCTGCCGCATTCAATGGCGCGGCAAAGAGCCTAGCTGGCGGCGCATCGGCAAGCGGTTTGTGCCCGATCTGGCTACCCGGCGCTATCCCTCCTACAGCGTAGAAATCGTCGGCCAAGGATACCGAGCCGAGCCCTTTGTCATTACCCTGTTTACTGCCCCTCTCGAACGATCTGCCCAGGCTTGGTGGCATGCTCAGCGGGTTAGTCAGGATGAATAGGGAGGGAGTGGGAAGCAGCAAGCAGGTCAGTACAAATCCTTACAGTTCTGAGTCAGCACTACCCTCAACGGCTTCAAGCTTCTCCACGCTTCGGCAGTCACGGCGGTACTCACCGTAAGACATTTCGGCTCCGCAGAGGGTTGCCCCGGTAAAGTCGGCGCTGACAATACGAGCTCGGCTCAACCTGGCCCGAGATAGCAGGGCATCGATAAAGAGAGTCCCTTCGATGTAGGTGTAGTCCATGATAGCCCCATAGAGGGAGGCTCCGGTAAGGTCGGCTCGCAGCAGGCTGGTACGGCTGAGGTCGGCAATGTTGAGCACAGCGCCCTGGAGACTAGCCTCGCCCAAGTTGGCGCGCTTTAGGTTGGTGCGGGCCAAATTAGCGCCATCCAAACGGCTGCGAAAGAAATTGGCGTTTTCCAGGTTAGACCCTTGCAGGTCAGCCTCAGACAGATCTAGGTGGCGCAGGTCGGCATCGCGCAGATCACAGTTGAGGCATTGTCGAGTCTGCATTAGAGTCTGCAGATCAGCCGGATCAAAGGCATAGCTAGGCTTAGTGACAAGGGTCACAGCCGCTACCAGTGCCAGCCGGAGAAAACGCTGCTGCAAACGCTGTTGGGAAGTCGGCGGCACTATGACCTTTCCTTGCAATCTCAGTGGTTAATTAATGATTAAGCCGCAGCCCAATCCCTCTCATAGTGTCAAACAGAGTTGCAAGGTGGCAACTGAAAATCATGACTGCAGTTGTCCACTTTGTAAACTGGTCTGTTTTAACCGTCAAAGCATGGCCTCAGCGGAGATACTGAATTTCTAAGAATTTTGTTGAAGGTAAAGTGTTCGCCAAAGATTACCTTTTACAATAATGGGGCTTAGAGCCTGCTAGCTAACGGGTTTAAGCTTTCATGGGTGGAGTTAGACTCGCTATCTAGTAAGGCAGTGAATAGCTATTTACAGTTCACTTGCCGTTCTTGTTCCAGTTGGATGATTAGTTCTTAGAAAAGTCAGCGCTGGTGATCCCAATCTAATGTGTTTTGTTTGGGTCGGCTGCTGCAATTTGGATAACACTACCGATATCTTTGAAGGGTGACTTATGAAATCGCTAAAGCACTTGAAAGTCGCTGCACTCGCTGCTGCTGCACTGGGGGTATTTGGGGGAGTGGGAAGTGCGATCGCATCCACCACTAATTCCCATAATGCTGTCACTATTAACCAAAGCTTAACCCAATCCACGCAACTGTTAGCACAGGCTCAGCAGTTTGGTGAGCAACCGGTTATTGATCAGAGCCGTCTGCTGCTGGTGGCTGCCCCCGGTAGTGCGCTCAACCCCAACCAGTTTTTTATCATTGAGCAGCAGAGCAACGCTCGTCCCTGCTGGAATGAACCCAGCCCCGGTACGATTGATCCCCTGTGGACCACCTTTGACTTTACCGGCATTTGCGGTCGGGTTTCTGACAGCAACGGCTACTCGATCCGCACCAACGGGATTGATCAAGGAGCCAATTATCAGTTCAAGCTGGAGCCAAGTGGCAATGACTTGGTGCTCTACGGTCTACCTAGAGCTACCAACCCCGACAAACGGCGGCTCGTAATCGGCCGCACCAACGGCAGAAGCACTACCGGCTTTGCTCGGATCAACCTGGAGCCAGGCTGGTCACTCGCCAAGCGAACCTTCAACGGGCAGACGTTGGGCCACGTTTACACCACTAACCAAACTGCCCTAGCTCAGCTGCTAGATGCTGGTGGGGCAGCGCCCACTCCTACCCCCGGCACCCAGCCTCCTGTGGTAGTTCGTCCCCCTGCAACTCCCGCGCCTTTCCCCGACATTCAGGGCAACCTCTATGCCGCTCAAATTGCTCGCGCATCTCAGCTGAACTTAATCTCTGGCTTTGAAGACGGATCCTTCCGACCCCGTAACACCTTGACCCGCGAACAAGCGGTTTCCATCGTAATGGAGGGCCTTCAGCAGAGAGCACCGCAGTCAGTGCTGGCTGCCCTGCCTCAACGGGCTACTGCCAATCCCTTTCCAGATGTGACAACCAACCGCTGGAGTGCCCTTAAGATTGCTCAGGCAAAGCAGCTAGAGATTATCACAGGAGACTTTGGAACAGGGCGCTTCCGTCCTAGTGACAACATCACTCGGGCCGAGCTGATAGCGATGCTGAGGAAGGCTGCCATGGTCGAGTTCTCTGAGCAGACTACAGTTGCGGGCACCCCGACTGCAAGCTTAGTCCCCACTCAGGCTCCAGTCGGCTTTACCGACATCAGCGGTCACTGGGCAGCCAATACGATCACGGAAATGTCTGCTTACTGCGGTATTGCCTCGCCCCTAAACGAAACGGGCGGCAGCTTTGCCCCCAATACTCAGGCATTGCGAGACTTTGCTTCTGCCGCAGTTGTGCGCTGGGTTGACTGCCCTACCAGACGGCAGGGCGTCTAAGCGTCAGGCTTTTATGACTTAGCCATAGCCTTAATTAAGGTTTATCAGGGAGTCTCAGGTGAGGCTCCCTTTTTTGCAGATATTTCCCCTCAGCGGATTCCCGTCAGCAACCCATAGCGAATCGTTCCTTGCTGGAACCCCTGACGCATTAGACCGAGGGCAAAGGTGCCCTGAATAGTAGGCCAGCCCGCTTTTATCAGACCTGCGATCGCATCCCAGTTAAGTGCCGACTCAATTACCCGATCCCAAAAAGGGGCAACTGCGGTGGACCAGTCTGCGGTACGGATCTGCTGAAAGCCGCACTCAGTTGCGATCGCTTCGTACTCTGGTAGAGAGATCACGTAAGGCAGGGCATAGAGCCGATAGATCTCGGCTAACAGGCGCTGCTCGTCAGCGGTCAAGGCTCCAGCTAGAGAGGTCGTCGGGCGATGGCACCAGGTCGCCATTAAGAACCGTCCCCCCGGCTTTAGCAGCCGATAGCACTCCCTTACAAAGGCCCCCTTATCGGGCATGTGTTCACCGCTTTCCATTGACCAGATCAGATCAAACTGCTGGTCTTCGAAGGGGGTATCTTGGGCGTCGGCTACTTGAAACGTAGCCCGGGTGCTCAGACCCGCAGCAGCGGCGCGTTCGGTTGCCCGCTCGGCCTGCACTGGGCTGAGGGTGATCCCGATTACCTGAGCCTGGTACTTCTCAGCCAGGTATAGGGCGCTGCCGCCAATGCCACATCCGGCATCCAGGATTTGGGTAGCGGCTGTCACCTCACCCCAAGCCAAAAACTCTTCATTTAGATCAATCTGAGCTTGTCTGCGCTGCTTCTGAATCGTGCCGGTAGGGCCATAGTAGCCATGGTGCATGTGCTCTCCCCAGGTCTGCTCCCACAGGCCCGAAGAGGCATCATAAAACTGCTGAATCTGCTGGTATAAAGTCGAGGTCATAGAGAAGAAATCTGCGACAGGGCTGCAAGCTCTACGGGCATAGTAGCCGGGAGAGACAACTCATGGAAATATAGGGGATGCCCGACCTTTATCCCTACCGATGCCGTAGCCTATACGCATGACGGTTTCTCGAACTATTTGCCTGGGCTTTCTAATCATGATTGTCCTGGGCACTCTGCTTCTGTTTTTACCTCTGGCGACCAACGATGGTCAGTGGAACGATCCCCTCGTAGCTCTGTTTACGGCGACCTCTGCTGTTTGCGTAACCGGGCTGATCGTGGTGGATACAGGCACCTACTTCTCAACCCAAGGACAGGGCATTATTTTGGGGCTGATCCAGCTGGGTGGGCTGGGCTATATGACTGCCACTACCTTTTTACTGCTACTGCTAGGGC
The window above is part of the Pseudanabaena sp. FACHB-2040 genome. Proteins encoded here:
- the mutY gene encoding A/G-specific adenine glycosylase → MRQALLAWYAAQGRDLPWRRSRDPYAIWISEIMLQQTQVKTVIPYYERWLQQFPTVEVLAAAEQQTVLKAWEGLGYYARARNLHRAAQAVVQHHGGQFPQQFDQAMALPGIGRTTAGGILSAAFNQPVPILDGNVKRVLARLLALELPPSQALDQLWQASEAILDLHQPRDFNQALMDLGATLCTRHNPACLLCPWREHCRAYLLNLQSEIPMTESRGPLPRKQIGVAVIWNEQRQILIDRRRQEGLLGGLWEFPGGKIEPNETVEDCIRREIMEELGIEIEVGERLIVVEHAYTHFKVTLNVHHCRHLSGEPQPIECDEVKWVTLDEIEEYPFPKANVTIIEALKVYVGSLESPVN
- a CDS encoding DUF760 domain-containing protein; its protein translation is MKNLPGQTPEFLNSGNSGGHTESANALLQYVQAMGPETIAHLSRPVSSEVMQVMEHNIIGLLGGLPTQNFDISVTTSREHLGRLLASAMMSGYFLRGAEQRLAFEQSIMSNETESSFEAE
- a CDS encoding 2Fe-2S iron-sulfur cluster-binding protein, encoding MTVSIRFLPNDVVIQAEVGEPLLQVAARAGVSIPTGCLMGSCHACEVELEDDTEPVCACIAAVPSGCSTLTINLYVDPTW
- a CDS encoding DUF2470 domain-containing protein, with the protein product MAEPITPAVSDRICKHMNDDHADSILMYAQVYGGKQEATSAVMNAIDAEGMDLTATVEGLPVPVRVTFDHTLTGAQDAHHTLVAMLKQDQAH
- a CDS encoding pentapeptide repeat-containing protein, translating into MPPTSQQRLQQRFLRLALVAAVTLVTKPSYAFDPADLQTLMQTRQCLNCDLRDADLRHLDLSEADLQGSNLENANFFRSRLDGANLARTNLKRANLGEASLQGAVLNIADLSRTSLLRADLTGASLYGAIMDYTYIEGTLFIDALLSRARLSRARIVSADFTGATLCGAEMSYGEYRRDCRSVEKLEAVEGSADSEL
- a CDS encoding DUF3747 domain-containing protein — encoded protein: MKSLKHLKVAALAAAALGVFGGVGSAIASTTNSHNAVTINQSLTQSTQLLAQAQQFGEQPVIDQSRLLLVAAPGSALNPNQFFIIEQQSNARPCWNEPSPGTIDPLWTTFDFTGICGRVSDSNGYSIRTNGIDQGANYQFKLEPSGNDLVLYGLPRATNPDKRRLVIGRTNGRSTTGFARINLEPGWSLAKRTFNGQTLGHVYTTNQTALAQLLDAGGAAPTPTPGTQPPVVVRPPATPAPFPDIQGNLYAAQIARASQLNLISGFEDGSFRPRNTLTREQAVSIVMEGLQQRAPQSVLAALPQRATANPFPDVTTNRWSALKIAQAKQLEIITGDFGTGRFRPSDNITRAELIAMLRKAAMVEFSEQTTVAGTPTASLVPTQAPVGFTDISGHWAANTITEMSAYCGIASPLNETGGSFAPNTQALRDFASAAVVRWVDCPTRRQGV
- a CDS encoding methyltransferase domain-containing protein, with product MTSTLYQQIQQFYDASSGLWEQTWGEHMHHGYYGPTGTIQKQRRQAQIDLNEEFLAWGEVTAATQILDAGCGIGGSALYLAEKYQAQVIGITLSPVQAERATERAAAAGLSTRATFQVADAQDTPFEDQQFDLIWSMESGEHMPDKGAFVRECYRLLKPGGRFLMATWCHRPTTSLAGALTADEQRLLAEIYRLYALPYVISLPEYEAIATECGFQQIRTADWSTAVAPFWDRVIESALNWDAIAGLIKAGWPTIQGTFALGLMRQGFQQGTIRYGLLTGIR